The following proteins are encoded in a genomic region of Arcobacter cloacae:
- a CDS encoding Fur family transcriptional regulator, producing MENNQEIAFNIFLKNFKKNVSKIGLKNSIQKDYILKVLYFSKEHLTAEEISNKIREIYNVSIGIATVYRAMKFLHDMKLVNMLDVGGSSIRYELSLAEHHDHLICNNCGAIFEFTDEIIEEQQEKVAKKHNFILKEHVMTIYGLCEKCQ from the coding sequence ATGGAAAATAATCAAGAAATTGCATTTAATATTTTTTTAAAAAATTTTAAAAAAAATGTTTCAAAAATTGGTTTAAAAAACTCTATACAAAAAGATTATATTTTAAAAGTATTATATTTTTCAAAAGAGCATTTAACAGCTGAAGAGATATCAAACAAGATAAGAGAAATTTATAATGTATCAATAGGAATTGCCACAGTTTATAGAGCTATGAAATTTTTACATGATATGAAACTTGTAAATATGTTGGATGTTGGGGGAAGTTCTATTCGATATGAATTAAGTTTGGCAGAACATCATGACCATCTAATTTGTAATAACTGTGGAGCTATTTTTGAATTTACAGATGAAATAATAGAAGAACAACAAGAAAAAGTGGCTAAAAAGCACAATTTCATTCTTAAAGAACATGTTATGACTATTTATGGACTTTGTGAAAAATGTCAATAA
- a CDS encoding GtrA family protein: protein MILKLLKSQFVIYGMVGVGVTLLKLLSLYILRDIFDIVTYLSVTISYIIAVVTHFFINKHYTFKVDEKKIMNMMTVRYFIALAVAFVFYSGNIWILNQLVEFPFYVAVFIALFLSFIFNYFLYKKYVFI from the coding sequence ATGATTTTAAAACTATTAAAAAGTCAATTTGTAATTTATGGTATGGTCGGTGTTGGAGTAACTCTTTTAAAGCTTTTATCTCTTTATATTTTAAGAGATATATTTGATATTGTTACATATTTGAGTGTAACGATATCTTATATAATAGCAGTAGTTACACATTTTTTTATAAATAAACACTACACATTTAAAGTTGATGAGAAAAAGATAATGAATATGATGACAGTTCGATATTTTATAGCATTAGCTGTTGCATTTGTATTTTATTCAGGAAATATTTGGATATTAAATCAATTAGTTGAGTTTCCTTTTTATGTTGCTGTTTTTATAGCTCTGTTTTTGAGTTTTATTTTTAATTATTTTTTGTATAAAAAATATGTTTTTATTTAA
- a CDS encoding heavy metal translocating P-type ATPase: MKNRFIKVHETPLRLRYKYFLLKEKFIDENILQNYLEKIKDVRSVRINKKAYSIVFEITNDISHEIEEILSNLTIEELLKSCQEEEAAVCVSCVGNEEPSISGMIRASSGLIAERFVQNDLLKAGITTAASTPLLIEGTKELFKEGLTSKVLESAAVAISIYRKDYLAANSTNAMLELGEYIEETTVHKSDDLLKELAKPNVEEAWIEVKVDNKITEVLVKSEDIQVGDIVIVGAGNTIPIDGHIIDGSGSVNQVSMTGEAQPVIKYRGDRVISGTIVEEGRFRIWAEHVGANTATQRIKHYIENSLNEKSSVQLKANKLANKLVPVTLGLAGVSYIFAKDFERVASILQADYSCALKLATPVAFKSTISKAGHNGIMIKGAKSIEALNNADTFVFDKTGTLTAGELEVVNVESYDDNWSEDELLNLTASTEEHYFHPVAEAVVKAAVQRGFVHMHHEEVEFIVAHGVKTEVEGKSVVIGSRHFLEDDEKIDFTPFKDKIDDAIKKGKTLLYVGYDKKLLGTIELADELRHNSKEAILKLKKLGVKNIIMLTGDTKQKAQMIASELGITDVRAELLPQDKAKIVKELMKEGKKVAFVGDGINDAPALISAHVGISMSRGADIAKATADISLLKDDIMAVVEAKEYALKTMNLINNNFNATVGINSCILAGATFGLFSPITTAVLHNGTTIGLLLNSIKGVKLKK, translated from the coding sequence ATGAAAAATAGATTTATAAAAGTACATGAAACTCCTTTACGATTAAGGTATAAATATTTTTTATTGAAAGAGAAATTCATAGATGAAAATATTTTACAAAACTATCTTGAAAAAATAAAAGATGTTAGAAGTGTACGAATAAATAAAAAAGCTTATAGTATTGTTTTTGAAATAACAAATGATATTAGCCATGAAATTGAAGAGATTTTATCAAATCTTACAATAGAAGAGTTATTAAAATCTTGTCAAGAAGAGGAAGCTGCTGTTTGTGTATCATGTGTAGGAAATGAAGAGCCTTCAATTAGTGGAATGATAAGAGCTAGTAGTGGATTAATTGCTGAAAGATTTGTTCAAAATGATTTATTAAAAGCTGGAATCACAACTGCTGCTTCAACTCCACTTTTAATAGAAGGAACTAAAGAACTTTTTAAAGAAGGTCTTACTTCTAAAGTTTTAGAGAGTGCTGCTGTTGCTATTTCTATTTATAGAAAAGATTATTTAGCTGCAAACTCAACAAATGCAATGCTTGAACTTGGGGAATATATAGAAGAGACAACTGTTCATAAAAGTGATGATTTACTAAAAGAGTTAGCAAAACCAAATGTTGAAGAAGCATGGATTGAAGTAAAAGTTGATAACAAAATAACTGAAGTTTTGGTAAAAAGTGAGGATATACAAGTTGGAGATATTGTAATTGTTGGAGCTGGAAATACTATTCCTATTGATGGGCATATTATAGATGGAAGTGGAAGTGTAAATCAAGTTTCAATGACAGGAGAAGCACAACCAGTAATCAAATATAGAGGTGATAGGGTTATTTCAGGAACAATTGTTGAAGAGGGAAGATTTAGAATTTGGGCTGAACATGTGGGAGCAAATACAGCAACGCAAAGAATAAAACACTACATAGAAAACTCTTTAAATGAAAAATCATCTGTTCAATTAAAAGCAAATAAATTAGCAAACAAATTAGTTCCTGTAACTTTAGGACTAGCAGGTGTTTCATATATATTTGCAAAAGATTTTGAAAGGGTTGCTTCAATATTACAAGCTGATTACTCATGTGCTTTAAAACTTGCAACTCCAGTTGCTTTTAAATCAACTATTTCAAAAGCTGGTCATAATGGAATTATGATAAAAGGTGCAAAATCTATCGAAGCTTTAAACAATGCTGATACTTTTGTATTTGATAAAACAGGAACTTTAACAGCTGGTGAACTGGAAGTTGTAAATGTGGAGTCTTATGATGATAACTGGAGTGAAGATGAACTTTTAAATCTTACTGCTTCAACAGAGGAACACTATTTTCATCCCGTTGCAGAAGCTGTTGTAAAAGCTGCTGTTCAAAGAGGTTTTGTTCATATGCACCATGAAGAAGTTGAATTTATTGTTGCCCATGGAGTAAAAACTGAAGTTGAAGGTAAAAGTGTAGTTATAGGAAGCAGACACTTTTTAGAAGATGATGAAAAAATAGATTTTACTCCTTTTAAAGATAAAATTGATGATGCTATAAAAAAAGGCAAAACTCTACTTTATGTGGGATATGATAAAAAACTTTTAGGAACAATTGAGTTAGCCGATGAATTAAGACATAACTCAAAAGAGGCTATTTTAAAACTAAAAAAATTAGGTGTTAAAAACATCATTATGTTAACAGGTGATACAAAACAAAAAGCACAAATGATAGCTTCTGAATTAGGAATAACAGATGTAAGAGCAGAACTTTTACCTCAAGATAAAGCAAAAATTGTAAAAGAGCTTATGAAAGAAGGTAAAAAAGTGGCTTTTGTAGGAGATGGAATAAATGATGCTCCTGCATTAATCTCTGCACATGTTGGAATCTCTATGAGTAGAGGTGCTGATATAGCAAAAGCAACTGCTGATATAAGTCTTTTAAAAGATGATATTATGGCTGTTGTTGAAGCAAAAGAGTATGCTTTAAAAACAATGAATTTAATAAATAATAACTTTAATGCAACCGTTGGTATAAACTCTTGTATTTTGGCAGGTGCTACATTTGGTCTATTTTCACCAATAACAACTGCTGTCTTACATAATGGAACAACTATTGGTTTATTATTAAATTCTATAAAGGGTGTAAAGCTTAAGAAATAA
- a CDS encoding YtxH domain-containing protein, translating to MNNQNPQQNMQTNQYDMNIENSRAKTLQTGANINQNPYINPLQTPMQTNAPVQNGFFNGDFVKGALIGAAVTYLLTNKNAQEGIFKAFGKGSELFSAGIEELKERYEDAKAQMQSHHQE from the coding sequence ATGAATAATCAAAATCCGCAACAAAATATGCAAACAAATCAATATGATATGAATATTGAAAATAGCAGAGCAAAAACTCTTCAAACAGGTGCTAATATCAATCAAAATCCATATATAAATCCTTTACAAACTCCTATGCAAACAAATGCTCCTGTTCAAAATGGTTTTTTTAATGGAGATTTTGTAAAAGGTGCATTAATTGGTGCAGCTGTAACTTATCTTTTAACAAATAAAAATGCTCAAGAAGGTATTTTTAAAGCTTTTGGAAAAGGAAGTGAACTTTTTAGTGCTGGTATTGAAGAATTAAAAGAGAGATATGAAGATGCAAAAGCTCAAATGCAAAGCCATCATCAAGAATAA
- a CDS encoding DUF4857 domain-containing protein, whose translation MFKSIFLKEWLKIKYPLFFLLIFSIIILSYFAFDLNFQFSTIEPESMMWYRFIHLEHKPHFILYYFYLFVGIIVATSQFLPEIIQKRVKVTLHLPLNIFQNIFLHLLIGIIFICSIITLFSISLLRIISDYYPKEIVQVVFEDSLFFSLISLLTYILISLIIMEQNRIKQLLKTVFTLLVLFYFGFQGSFEKEFHKYYIFYSDILDEFVYQKNFGEHRFEYGIKDKKTFSQKEYESYLPFVYYRDLEIQKKLPIQIKNISYDANEIKNSKLGFEYNYKMLKKKEVELYPLFNPHSNIGMIKFPEEVFGIFKDGAKVYDFDNDLLKTKSKELNEKLKELNFSYPAKNIWGKTTNIKPFDLGYLILDNKNRLFNLKKENDKITIKEINYPKDEEIVHINISENRQQKLSAYAIDKNSNFYLLTWDFEFIKLDLKEFDYKNMRLKLIADPLHYLIRYDDGNSYFAAIFSKENYKKIKEEKWD comes from the coding sequence ATGTTTAAATCTATATTTTTAAAAGAGTGGTTAAAAATAAAATATCCATTATTTTTCTTACTTATTTTTTCAATTATTATCTTAAGTTACTTTGCCTTTGATTTAAATTTTCAATTTTCAACAATAGAACCTGAATCTATGATGTGGTATAGATTTATTCATTTAGAACATAAACCACACTTTATACTATATTATTTTTATTTATTTGTGGGAATTATTGTGGCTACATCTCAGTTTTTACCTGAGATTATTCAAAAAAGAGTAAAAGTAACCCTTCATTTACCACTAAATATTTTTCAAAATATATTTTTACATCTTTTAATTGGAATCATTTTTATATGTTCGATTATAACTCTTTTTTCAATATCTTTACTTAGAATAATTAGTGATTATTATCCCAAAGAGATAGTGCAAGTTGTATTTGAAGATAGTCTATTTTTTAGTCTAATATCTTTGCTTACATATATTCTTATTTCTTTAATAATTATGGAACAAAATAGAATAAAACAACTTTTAAAAACCGTTTTTACTTTATTAGTCCTATTTTATTTTGGCTTTCAAGGAAGTTTTGAAAAAGAGTTTCATAAATATTATATTTTTTATTCTGATATTTTAGATGAATTTGTATATCAAAAAAACTTTGGAGAGCATAGATTTGAGTATGGAATAAAAGATAAAAAAACTTTCTCTCAAAAAGAGTATGAGTCTTATTTGCCTTTTGTTTATTACAGAGATTTAGAGATTCAAAAAAAACTTCCTATTCAAATAAAAAATATCTCTTATGATGCAAATGAGATAAAAAATTCAAAATTAGGTTTTGAGTACAACTATAAAATGTTAAAGAAAAAAGAAGTAGAACTCTATCCACTTTTTAATCCCCACAGTAATATAGGAATGATTAAATTTCCAGAAGAAGTTTTTGGAATTTTTAAAGATGGCGCAAAAGTTTATGACTTTGATAATGACCTTTTAAAAACTAAAAGTAAAGAGTTAAATGAAAAACTAAAAGAGTTAAATTTTTCATATCCAGCGAAAAATATCTGGGGGAAAACTACAAATATCAAGCCATTTGATTTAGGATATTTAATACTAGATAATAAAAATAGACTTTTTAATCTAAAAAAAGAGAATGACAAAATCACCATAAAAGAGATAAATTATCCAAAAGATGAAGAGATAGTGCATATAAATATTTCTGAAAACAGACAACAAAAACTAAGTGCTTATGCAATAGATAAAAATAGTAACTTTTATCTATTAACTTGGGATTTTGAGTTTATCAAACTTGATTTAAAAGAGTTTGATTATAAAAATATGAGATTAAAACTAATAGCTGACCCACTTCATTATCTAATTCGTTATGATGATGGGAACTCTTATTTTGCAGCTATTTTTTCAAAAGAAAATTACAAAAAAATCAAGGAAGAAAAATGGGATTAG
- the feoB gene encoding ferrous iron transport protein B gives MRKIKAVLAGQPNCGKSTIFNLVSGIEQHIANYPGVTVDKKTGFFKFDDYKIEMVDLPGTYSFSSYSLEERVAKEYILNEKPDVIINVVDASNLKRNLYLTFQLLEIGIPVVLVLNMMDVAKRRDINIDSKKISSMLGCPVIEASGAKGLGKEEIMKAITTLYENENSIEEFQINYEELESYISYVENEIKTSTSNLSKRWLAIKALEGDETIIDFLSKEISDIKEILQKQNELFQTTYNKNIITFLATFRYDSAELIQEKTVVHKNPNKKTLTDKADKIILNRFLALPILFAIMFLVYQISIVYGYKLTDYTWPILASFKNFVIDVMPKANFTDVPMITDFTIWMVNSANALLNYIPIFFILFALIAIMEDVGYMPRMAFILDRVFRKFGLHGQSTLPLVLGGAMVGGCAVPGVMATKGIADDRARMATVLTVPYMNCLAKVPFYTLLLGAFFKPDMAIMMFFISTVTVFCALIVAKILTSTILKNRETAPFLMELPPYHLPTFKGVIIRASQRVWVYIKKVVTIVLAVAIVLFAMLQFPGLSDESKIKYDFLAQKALVEFDEKVKNTTYYEYLNDKEKISLALNFYDDYRAAKMVNSSSSVDEKYEKENQTLYKFIRPLSDNDAKKINVALRKLSTDRKNILREMKNEKIENSLLGMMGKSIEPITKYAGFDWKINVAFLSSFAARESAVATLGSLYENNKADNLRAEEAMAQNSGYTPLHATAIIIFMLLTPPCIATMIVVKMQTNSFKWMLFAIFFPVSLGVFIASFVFTVGNIYSWSGLEAMSYFYFTVLAITLILAFYPNKSINWKGGAKNFKN, from the coding sequence ATGAGAAAAATAAAAGCAGTATTAGCAGGACAGCCAAACTGTGGTAAATCAACAATTTTTAATTTGGTTAGTGGAATTGAGCAACATATAGCAAATTATCCAGGAGTAACAGTCGATAAAAAAACTGGTTTTTTCAAATTTGATGATTATAAAATAGAGATGGTAGATTTACCTGGAACTTACTCTTTTAGTTCATATTCCCTTGAAGAAAGGGTTGCAAAAGAGTATATCTTAAATGAAAAACCTGATGTAATAATAAATGTAGTTGATGCTTCAAATCTAAAAAGAAATTTATATTTAACTTTTCAACTTTTAGAAATAGGAATTCCTGTTGTTTTAGTTTTAAATATGATGGATGTGGCTAAAAGAAGAGATATAAATATAGATAGTAAAAAAATCTCATCAATGCTTGGATGCCCTGTTATAGAAGCAAGTGGAGCAAAAGGGCTTGGGAAAGAAGAGATTATGAAAGCAATCACAACTCTTTATGAAAATGAAAATAGTATTGAAGAGTTTCAAATAAATTATGAAGAGTTAGAATCTTATATCTCTTATGTTGAAAATGAAATCAAAACTTCAACAAGTAATCTATCAAAAAGATGGTTAGCAATAAAAGCACTAGAGGGTGATGAAACAATAATAGATTTTTTATCAAAAGAGATTTCTGATATAAAAGAGATTTTACAAAAACAAAATGAACTTTTTCAAACAACTTATAATAAAAATATCATCACTTTTCTTGCAACTTTTAGATATGATAGTGCTGAACTTATACAAGAAAAAACCGTTGTTCATAAAAATCCAAATAAAAAAACTCTAACAGATAAAGCTGATAAAATAATCTTAAATAGATTTTTAGCCTTACCTATTTTATTTGCAATTATGTTTTTAGTTTATCAGATTTCTATTGTTTATGGATACAAACTTACAGATTATACTTGGCCAATACTTGCTAGTTTTAAAAATTTTGTTATTGATGTGATGCCAAAAGCAAATTTTACAGATGTTCCTATGATAACTGATTTTACTATTTGGATGGTAAATAGTGCAAATGCCTTACTTAATTATATTCCTATCTTTTTTATTCTATTTGCTTTGATTGCTATTATGGAAGATGTTGGATATATGCCAAGAATGGCATTTATTTTAGATAGGGTTTTTAGAAAATTTGGACTTCATGGACAATCTACTCTTCCTTTAGTTTTAGGTGGCGCTATGGTTGGAGGTTGTGCAGTTCCAGGAGTTATGGCTACAAAAGGAATAGCAGATGATAGAGCTAGAATGGCTACAGTTTTAACTGTTCCTTATATGAATTGTTTGGCAAAAGTTCCTTTTTATACCCTACTTTTAGGTGCTTTTTTTAAACCAGATATGGCAATAATGATGTTTTTTATCTCAACAGTTACAGTTTTTTGTGCTTTAATTGTTGCAAAAATTTTAACAAGCACTATTTTAAAAAATAGAGAAACTGCTCCTTTTTTAATGGAACTTCCACCTTATCATTTACCAACTTTTAAAGGTGTAATAATAAGAGCATCTCAAAGGGTTTGGGTTTATATCAAAAAAGTTGTAACTATAGTACTTGCTGTTGCTATTGTACTTTTTGCGATGCTTCAATTTCCAGGATTAAGTGATGAATCAAAAATAAAATATGATTTTTTAGCCCAAAAAGCTTTAGTAGAATTTGATGAAAAAGTAAAAAATACAACTTATTATGAATATTTAAATGATAAAGAAAAAATCTCTTTGGCTTTAAATTTTTATGATGATTACAGAGCTGCTAAAATGGTAAATTCATCATCAAGTGTAGATGAAAAATATGAAAAAGAGAATCAAACTCTTTATAAATTTATAAGACCTTTGAGTGATAATGATGCAAAAAAAATAAATGTTGCCCTTAGAAAACTATCAACAGATAGAAAAAATATTTTAAGAGAGATGAAAAATGAAAAAATAGAAAATTCTCTTCTTGGAATGATGGGAAAATCAATTGAACCTATTACAAAATATGCAGGGTTTGATTGGAAAATAAATGTGGCATTTTTAAGTTCATTTGCTGCACGAGAGAGTGCTGTTGCTACTTTGGGAAGTTTATATGAAAACAACAAAGCAGATAATTTAAGAGCTGAAGAAGCAATGGCACAAAATAGTGGTTATACTCCACTTCATGCAACTGCGATTATTATTTTTATGCTTTTAACACCTCCTTGTATTGCAACTATGATTGTTGTAAAAATGCAAACAAATAGCTTTAAATGGATGTTATTTGCAATATTTTTCCCAGTAAGTTTGGGTGTTTTTATCGCTTCTTTTGTATTTACAGTTGGAAATATCTATTCATGGAGTGGATTAGAAGCTATGAGTTATTTCTATTTTACAGTTTTAGCTATAACTTTGATTTTAGCTTTTTATCCAAATAAATCTATTAATTGGAAAGGAGGAGCAAAAAATTTTAAAAATTAA
- a CDS encoding ankyrin repeat domain-containing protein — translation MLLEMFRLKILDINAKDFNGKNALYWAITKNKFEIIKELIALGIKTEVSPNFSAMNYAVYLDNTKILKCLKNCGLNINEIDDINSTPLIYALLYNKQNSIKYLIENGADLEHEDFLGNSAKNLALFLKNDYLIKKFQ, via the coding sequence ATGTTATTAGAGATGTTTAGATTAAAAATCTTAGATATAAATGCAAAAGACTTCAATGGTAAAAATGCCTTATATTGGGCAATTACAAAAAATAAGTTTGAAATTATAAAAGAGTTAATAGCATTAGGAATTAAAACTGAAGTTTCTCCTAATTTTTCTGCTATGAATTATGCTGTTTATTTAGATAATACAAAAATATTAAAATGTCTAAAAAATTGTGGTTTAAACATAAATGAAATTGATGATATTAACTCTACTCCACTAATTTATGCCTTACTATATAACAAACAAAATAGTATAAAATATCTTATTGAAAATGGTGCTGATTTAGAACATGAAGATTTTTTAGGGAATAGTGCTAAGAACTTAGCTCTTTTTTTAAAAAATGATTATTTAATAAAAAAATTCCAGTAA
- a CDS encoding ATP-binding cassette domain-containing protein: MKNNEFTIEIKNLSHFFGEKKIYENLNLNIKKGSVFAFLGKNGVGKSTLINILMGYIKPKNGECLIFKESSFNLSIQAKEKIALLHEGFTTYDFMNIKQIEQFFKPFYPKWKSKVFYDLVDLMALNHNQKISTLSFGQKSQVVLGLIFAQDAELLILDDYSMGLDAGYRRLFIDYLKDYVKNSDKTVLITSHIMSDLVDLIDDIAIIQKGGDVYQDSMKNFIEKFRCYKVALNEMFEEKDIHRVEIHKDYKKIYTFEKLENLKELNVDFEDRFLGFVGKY, from the coding sequence ATGAAAAATAACGAGTTTACAATAGAGATAAAAAATCTTTCACACTTTTTTGGTGAAAAAAAAATCTACGAAAATCTAAATCTAAATATAAAAAAGGGTTCAGTATTTGCCTTTTTGGGGAAAAATGGAGTTGGTAAATCAACTTTAATAAATATATTAATGGGATATATAAAACCTAAAAATGGTGAATGTTTGATTTTCAAAGAATCTTCTTTTAATCTTAGTATTCAAGCAAAAGAAAAAATTGCTCTTTTACATGAGGGATTTACAACTTATGATTTTATGAATATAAAACAAATAGAACAATTTTTCAAACCATTTTATCCAAAATGGAAAAGTAAAGTTTTTTATGATTTAGTTGATTTAATGGCGTTAAATCACAATCAAAAAATTTCTACTTTATCTTTTGGTCAAAAATCTCAAGTAGTCTTAGGTTTGATTTTTGCCCAAGATGCAGAACTTTTAATACTTGATGATTACTCTATGGGTTTAGATGCGGGATATAGAAGACTTTTTATTGATTATTTAAAAGATTATGTAAAAAATAGTGATAAAACTGTTTTGATAACTTCTCATATTATGAGTGATTTGGTTGATTTGATTGATGATATTGCAATTATTCAAAAAGGTGGCGATGTTTATCAAGATAGTATGAAAAATTTTATAGAAAAGTTCAGATGTTATAAAGTGGCTTTAAATGAGATGTTTGAAGAAAAAGATATTCATAGAGTTGAAATTCATAAAGATTATAAAAAAATCTATACCTTTGAAAAACTTGAGAATTTAAAAGAGTTAAATGTGGATTTCGAAGATAGATTTTTAGGTTTTGTGGGGAAATATTAA
- a CDS encoding ferritin-like domain-containing protein, which translates to MEINIDEALLISARVDENSQIPIISQILRIAVYDEFKAYETYTKIIEKFGLVQPFVNIKEAEAVHYAALIQLMQKYNVEVPINNWASKIEVPNTLIECCEMGVAGEINNIAMYNNLLSYANEPDVKDVLFKLQAASFNNHLPAFRNCVIAHYNNGATNNITQENIMEKLGEYQVILDDIMSGNIDENSISKIFSKLNLSMVSGAVLGGAIIALLNTYNAKQENESKE; encoded by the coding sequence TTGGAAATAAATATAGATGAAGCACTATTAATAAGTGCAAGAGTAGATGAAAATAGCCAAATTCCTATAATCTCACAGATTTTAAGAATTGCTGTTTATGATGAGTTTAAAGCCTATGAAACCTACACAAAAATAATTGAAAAATTTGGATTAGTTCAACCTTTTGTAAATATAAAAGAGGCTGAAGCTGTTCATTATGCTGCACTTATTCAACTAATGCAAAAATATAATGTGGAAGTTCCTATAAATAACTGGGCTTCTAAAATAGAAGTACCAAACACACTTATTGAGTGTTGTGAAATGGGAGTTGCAGGAGAGATTAATAATATTGCTATGTATAACAATTTATTAAGTTATGCTAATGAACCTGATGTAAAAGATGTTTTATTTAAACTTCAAGCAGCATCTTTTAATAATCACCTTCCTGCTTTTAGAAATTGTGTAATAGCTCATTATAATAATGGTGCAACAAATAACATAACTCAAGAAAATATCATGGAAAAACTAGGTGAATATCAAGTTATTTTAGATGATATTATGAGTGGAAATATAGATGAAAACTCTATATCAAAAATCTTTTCAAAACTAAATCTTTCGATGGTTAGCGGTGCTGTTTTAGGTGGTGCAATAATTGCTTTATTGAACACTTATAATGCAAAACAAGAGAATGAATCAAAGGAGTAG
- a CDS encoding FAD-dependent oxidoreductase — MSNKYDCVVIGGGFFGSTLGLFLKEYFDNVVVCEQESDILQRASYVNQARVHMGYHYPRSLVTAFRSLANFPKFIKDFEKAIKNDFDKYYAIAKVGSKVNANQFYEIYKKMGAPISKAQSHTKALFNDKLIDEVFKVKEFAFDSKILKEIVLEKYDESKCELRLNTKVKSIEKNLDETINVYLENGEPLNAKFVFNCTYSGLNTVLKNSNMPLLNLKHEITEMSLIELPEELKNFSITIMDGPFFSIMPFPSRGLNTFSHVRYTPHGSWIDRENYHNGYEILKDYEKKSNFRYMINDAKRYIPLLEDAVYKDSIYEVKTVQVKNEIDDGRPILFTKDYEIKNFSNIMGGKIDNIYEILDTIKETKEFLGVKKRHFWNIFS, encoded by the coding sequence ATGTCAAATAAATATGATTGTGTTGTAATTGGAGGAGGATTCTTTGGTTCAACTCTTGGACTTTTTCTAAAAGAATATTTTGATAATGTAGTGGTGTGTGAGCAAGAAAGTGATATTTTACAACGAGCAAGTTATGTAAATCAAGCAAGAGTTCATATGGGATATCACTATCCTAGAAGTTTAGTAACAGCTTTTAGATCATTAGCAAATTTTCCAAAGTTTATAAAAGATTTTGAAAAAGCTATAAAAAATGATTTTGATAAATATTATGCTATTGCAAAAGTTGGTTCAAAAGTAAATGCAAACCAGTTTTATGAAATATATAAAAAAATGGGAGCACCTATTAGTAAAGCACAATCTCATACAAAAGCACTATTTAACGATAAACTAATAGATGAAGTATTTAAAGTAAAAGAGTTTGCTTTTGATTCAAAAATACTAAAAGAGATAGTTTTAGAAAAATATGATGAAAGTAAATGTGAATTAAGACTTAATACAAAAGTAAAAAGTATTGAAAAAAATCTTGATGAAACAATAAATGTATATTTAGAAAATGGTGAGCCTTTAAATGCAAAATTTGTATTTAACTGTACATATTCAGGTTTAAATACAGTTCTTAAGAATTCAAATATGCCATTGTTAAATTTAAAACATGAAATAACAGAGATGTCACTTATTGAATTGCCTGAAGAGTTAAAAAACTTTTCTATTACTATTATGGATGGACCATTTTTTTCTATTATGCCTTTTCCTTCAAGAGGTTTAAATACATTTAGTCATGTAAGATACACACCTCATGGAAGTTGGATAGATAGAGAAAATTATCATAATGGTTATGAAATATTAAAAGATTATGAAAAAAAATCAAACTTTAGATACATGATAAATGATGCAAAAAGATATATCCCACTTCTTGAAGATGCAGTTTATAAAGATAGTATTTATGAAGTAAAAACTGTACAAGTAAAAAATGAAATAGATGATGGAAGACCAATACTTTTTACAAAAGATTATGAAATAAAAAACTTCTCAAATATCATGGGTGGAAAAATAGATAATATCTATGAAATACTTGATACTATAAAAGAAACAAAAGAATTTTTAGGTGTTAAAAAAAGACATTTTTGGAATATTTTCTCATGA
- a CDS encoding FeoA family protein, with product MGLDEIKKGNIVKILKLNAQGRLLYKLLDMGFVNGASIEIIREAPLYDPMELKIQNYHITLRKSEAKLIEVEMI from the coding sequence ATGGGATTAGATGAGATAAAAAAAGGAAATATTGTAAAAATTCTAAAGCTAAATGCCCAAGGAAGATTACTTTATAAACTTTTGGATATGGGATTTGTAAATGGAGCTTCTATTGAAATCATAAGAGAAGCACCACTTTATGACCCAATGGAGTTAAAAATCCAAAACTATCATATAACACTTAGAAAAAGTGAAGCAAAATTAATAGAAGTAGAGATGATATGA
- a CDS encoding FeoB-associated Cys-rich membrane protein gives MENIFLSIITVAALFYLYTKLFKNKGCGCGKEGSCKVDEK, from the coding sequence ATGGAAAATATATTTTTAAGTATTATCACTGTTGCAGCACTTTTTTATCTTTATACAAAACTATTTAAAAATAAAGGTTGTGGGTGTGGGAAAGAAGGAAGTTGTAAAGTAGATGAAAAATAA